A DNA window from Streptococcus mutans contains the following coding sequences:
- the pcrA gene encoding DNA helicase PcrA gives MNPLLHGMNEKQAQAVKTTEGPLLIMAGAGSGKTRVLTHRIAYLIDEKFINPWNILAITFTNKAAREMKERAFALNAATQETLIATFHSMCVRILRRDADHIGYNRNFTIVDPGEQRTLMKRIFKNFNIDSKKWNERAVLAAISNAKNDLLDEIAYENRAGDSYTQLVAKCYKAYQSELRQSEAMDFDDLIMLTLRLFDQNPDVLAYYQQRYQYIHVDEYQDTNHAQYQLVKLLASRFKNICVVGDADQSIYGWRGADMQNILDFEKDYPEAKVVLLEENYRSSKKILQAANDVIKNNRNRRDKKLWTQNDDGEQIVYYRADDEQDEAVFVASTIANIVREMGKNFKDFAVLYRTNAQSRTIEEALLKSNIPYTMVGGTKFYSRKEIRDIIAYLNVIANTADNISFERIVNEPKRGVGPGTLEKIRNFANLQGMSLLEASENIMLSSIKGKAVQAVYELANMIIDLRSKLDHYSITEVVEAVLDSSGYLEVLEIQKTLESQTRIENIEEFLSVTKNFDDTTDDVPENETGLERLSRFLNDLALIADTDEAESESAEVTLMTLHAAKGLEFPIVFLIGLEEGVFPLSRSMEEESELEEERRLAYVGITRAEQMLFITNANSRTLYGRTSYNRESRFIQEISEDLLVHQGLARPARASFKVSYQDSNETKFGQGMSLAQALQARKVASQPKKSPFSNSKDDQKEHIDWQIGDTAHHKKWGDGTVLEVSGSGSAQELKIKFPEIGLKKVLASVAPLEKKET, from the coding sequence ATGAACCCTTTATTACATGGAATGAATGAAAAACAAGCGCAAGCTGTGAAAACAACGGAAGGTCCGCTTTTGATTATGGCAGGTGCAGGGTCGGGTAAGACACGTGTTTTAACCCATCGCATTGCTTATTTGATTGATGAGAAGTTTATCAATCCTTGGAATATTTTAGCTATTACTTTTACCAATAAAGCTGCGCGTGAAATGAAAGAACGTGCTTTTGCTCTAAATGCTGCGACACAGGAGACTTTAATCGCGACTTTTCATTCTATGTGCGTACGGATTTTACGTCGTGATGCAGATCATATTGGTTACAACCGTAACTTTACTATTGTTGATCCCGGTGAACAACGCACGCTTATGAAGCGTATTTTTAAGAATTTTAATATAGATTCTAAAAAGTGGAATGAGCGTGCTGTCTTAGCTGCCATTTCCAATGCTAAAAACGATTTACTTGATGAAATCGCTTATGAAAATAGGGCGGGGGATTCATATACACAGCTTGTCGCTAAATGCTATAAGGCCTACCAAAGTGAACTGCGTCAATCGGAAGCTATGGACTTTGATGACCTCATTATGCTGACCTTGCGTCTTTTTGACCAAAATCCTGATGTTTTGGCTTATTATCAGCAGCGTTACCAGTATATTCATGTGGATGAGTATCAAGATACTAACCATGCCCAGTATCAGCTGGTTAAGCTTTTGGCTTCACGATTTAAAAATATTTGTGTGGTTGGGGATGCTGATCAGTCTATTTATGGTTGGCGTGGTGCTGATATGCAGAATATCCTTGATTTTGAAAAGGATTATCCTGAGGCTAAGGTAGTGCTCTTGGAGGAGAACTATCGCTCTTCCAAGAAGATTTTGCAAGCTGCCAATGATGTTATTAAAAATAATCGTAATCGCCGAGATAAGAAACTCTGGACGCAAAATGATGATGGAGAGCAGATCGTTTATTATCGGGCAGATGATGAACAAGATGAGGCTGTTTTTGTCGCCTCAACTATTGCTAATATTGTTCGTGAAATGGGGAAAAATTTTAAGGATTTCGCAGTTCTTTATCGTACCAATGCGCAGTCACGTACCATTGAAGAGGCTCTGCTTAAGTCCAATATTCCCTACACTATGGTTGGCGGGACTAAGTTTTACAGCCGCAAGGAAATTCGTGATATTATCGCTTATTTGAATGTAATTGCTAACACTGCCGACAATATCTCCTTTGAGCGTATTGTCAATGAACCCAAGCGCGGTGTTGGACCAGGGACTCTGGAAAAAATTCGTAACTTTGCTAATCTGCAGGGCATGAGTCTGTTAGAAGCTTCTGAAAATATCATGCTCTCTTCCATCAAGGGAAAGGCTGTACAAGCAGTTTATGAGCTGGCTAATATGATAATAGACTTGCGTTCTAAACTGGATCATTACAGCATTACAGAAGTTGTTGAAGCAGTTCTAGACAGTTCTGGTTACCTTGAGGTTTTAGAGATTCAAAAGACTCTGGAAAGTCAGACTCGGATTGAAAATATAGAAGAGTTTCTTTCTGTTACCAAAAATTTTGACGATACGACTGATGATGTTCCTGAAAATGAAACAGGTCTTGAAAGGTTAAGTCGCTTTCTTAATGATTTAGCTTTGATTGCTGATACAGATGAAGCTGAAAGTGAGTCAGCTGAAGTCACCCTGATGACGCTGCATGCTGCTAAGGGACTGGAATTTCCAATAGTCTTCCTTATTGGACTTGAAGAGGGTGTATTTCCTTTGTCGCGCTCCATGGAAGAAGAAAGCGAACTGGAAGAAGAGCGCCGTCTGGCTTATGTTGGAATCACGCGAGCGGAACAAATGCTTTTTATCACCAACGCTAATTCTCGCACACTTTATGGCCGTACTAGCTACAATCGCGAAAGTCGCTTTATTCAGGAAATTTCAGAAGATTTGCTGGTGCATCAGGGATTGGCGCGTCCAGCCAGAGCTTCCTTTAAAGTTAGTTATCAAGACAGCAATGAAACTAAATTTGGTCAAGGAATGAGTCTGGCTCAGGCTTTACAGGCTCGAAAAGTTGCTTCACAGCCTAAGAAGTCTCCTTTTTCAAATAGCAAGGATGATCAGAAAGAACACATTGATTGGCAAATTGGCGATACTGCTCATCATAAGAAATGGGGAGATGGCACTGTCTTAGAAGTTTCGGGCAGTGGAAGTGCTCAGGAACTGAAAATTAAATTCCCAGAAATTGGCTTGAAAAAAGTTTTGGCTAGTGTAGCACCCCTTGAGAAAAAGGAGACATAA
- a CDS encoding O-acetylhomoserine aminocarboxypropyltransferase/cysteine synthase family protein: protein MTREFSFETLQLHAGQSVDPTTKSRAVPIYQTTSYVFNDAQDAEDSFALRTPGNIYTRITNPTTAVFEERMAALEGGVGALATASGMAAVTYIALALAHAGDHIVSATTVYGGTFNLLKETLPRYGITTSFVDVANFAEIEAAITDKTKFIIAETLGNPLGNIADLEKLAEIAHQHAIPLVIDNTFGTPYLLNVFSYGVDIAVHSATKFIGGHGTSIGGVIVDSGNFDWEKSGKFPQFVEPDPSYHDISYTRDIGKAAFVTAVRTQLLRDTGACLSPFNTFLLLQGLETLSLRVERHVENAKKIAYYLENHPKVTKVNYASLPSSPYYDLAQKYLPKGASSIFTFNVAGSAKAAREVIDSLEIFSDLANVADAKSLVVHPATTTHGQMTEEDLRACGIEPEQIRVSIGLENADDLIEDLRLALEKI from the coding sequence ATGACTCGAGAATTTTCTTTTGAAACTTTACAATTACATGCGGGACAAAGTGTTGATCCTACAACAAAATCGCGTGCAGTACCAATCTATCAGACGACTTCCTATGTGTTTAATGATGCACAAGATGCTGAAGATTCTTTTGCACTTCGTACACCCGGCAATATTTATACGCGGATCACTAATCCGACTACAGCCGTTTTTGAAGAACGGATGGCTGCTCTTGAAGGTGGTGTCGGTGCACTGGCAACAGCTTCTGGTATGGCAGCAGTAACTTATATTGCCTTGGCTCTTGCTCATGCAGGTGATCATATTGTGTCAGCAACGACAGTTTACGGTGGCACTTTTAATCTTCTTAAGGAAACTTTACCTCGCTATGGCATTACTACAAGTTTTGTTGATGTTGCTAATTTCGCTGAAATTGAAGCGGCTATTACAGACAAGACTAAGTTTATTATCGCTGAAACGTTAGGAAATCCTCTTGGAAATATCGCTGATCTTGAAAAATTAGCTGAGATTGCCCATCAACATGCTATTCCCTTGGTTATTGATAATACCTTTGGTACTCCTTATTTGCTTAATGTCTTCTCTTACGGTGTTGATATTGCTGTTCATTCTGCCACTAAATTTATCGGTGGACATGGGACATCTATTGGCGGTGTCATTGTTGATTCTGGAAACTTTGATTGGGAAAAATCTGGAAAATTCCCACAATTTGTAGAACCAGATCCTTCCTATCATGACATTAGTTATACACGTGATATTGGAAAAGCAGCTTTTGTAACTGCGGTGCGTACGCAACTGCTGCGTGATACAGGCGCCTGCCTTTCACCTTTCAATACCTTTCTTTTGCTACAAGGTCTAGAAACCTTATCACTTCGTGTTGAGCGTCATGTGGAAAATGCTAAGAAAATTGCGTACTATCTGGAAAATCATCCTAAAGTCACAAAAGTTAATTATGCTAGTTTGCCATCAAGTCCTTATTATGACTTGGCTCAAAAATACTTGCCAAAAGGAGCTAGTTCTATCTTTACTTTTAATGTTGCAGGCAGTGCGAAAGCCGCTCGCGAGGTCATTGACAGTCTTGAAATCTTTTCTGATTTGGCGAATGTTGCTGATGCCAAATCACTAGTTGTTCATCCGGCAACAACCACTCATGGTCAAATGACTGAAGAAGATCTACGAGCTTGTGGTATTGAACCTGAGCAAATCCGTGTTTCTATTGGTTTGGAAAATGCTGATGACTTAATCGAAGATTTGCGCCTAGCACTTGAAAAAATATAA
- a CDS encoding cyclase family protein, with amino-acid sequence MTTLQEAYLAFKSAQIIDLTHQINENSPHFPLLPALEKKDLFTLKDGFHIQQFTVVGQYGTHIDAPIHFVEGGAWLDELPLEDLLLPMYVIDKSQAVADNPNYELSKADILAFEEKYGQIEEGAFVAFRSDWSKRWPSQEEFRNLDTAGAQQTPGWSHEALEFLIHERQVKAVGHETFDTDSGQAAAENGKLVEEYYLLDQGIYQLEVLNNLNLLPATGSFISIAYPHWEKATGSPVRAIAYIAQE; translated from the coding sequence ATGACAACACTTCAAGAAGCCTATCTTGCTTTTAAATCTGCCCAAATTATTGATCTAACACATCAAATAAATGAAAATAGTCCTCATTTTCCATTATTGCCTGCTCTAGAGAAAAAAGATCTCTTTACCTTAAAAGATGGTTTTCATATCCAACAATTTACGGTTGTTGGGCAATATGGCACGCATATTGATGCACCTATTCATTTTGTTGAAGGCGGTGCTTGGTTAGATGAACTTCCTTTGGAAGATCTCCTTTTACCGATGTATGTCATAGATAAGTCACAGGCTGTTGCTGATAATCCTAACTATGAATTGAGCAAGGCTGATATTCTTGCCTTTGAGGAAAAGTATGGTCAAATTGAAGAAGGGGCTTTTGTTGCTTTTCGCAGTGATTGGTCAAAACGCTGGCCTAGTCAAGAGGAATTTAGAAATCTTGATACTGCAGGTGCTCAACAGACACCTGGCTGGAGTCATGAAGCTTTGGAATTTCTGATTCATGAACGTCAAGTAAAAGCAGTAGGACACGAAACTTTTGATACAGACAGCGGCCAAGCAGCTGCTGAAAATGGAAAATTAGTTGAGGAATATTATCTGCTGGATCAGGGAATTTATCAATTGGAAGTTTTAAACAACCTTAATCTCCTACCTGCTACTGGTAGTTTCATTTCGATTGCTTATCCTCATTGGGAAAAAGCAACAGGTTCTCCTGTTAGAGCCATCGCTTACATTGCGCAGGAGTAA
- a CDS encoding HAD-IIB family hydrolase: MQFVFDIDGTICFDRFQIDSRIKAILKDAANYGHQISFASARSYRDCIDVLGQELSQKTVIGLNGGLAYKAGELILEKPMNHRAFDLALYYCHRYQLPYFVDDDFNYAHHLEQFIPFIHSVDPLKLAKEVVVEDLKHPIKMVVFFGNHLDKIAEVSHHLAKLEQLDITFHDDESCLYLNPKEVTKSSTIQELFDHDFVAFGNDRNDIAMFQAAVYSVQVGDFADLSPFADTQVLLRQDYHQAVADKIHETFEKFRA; the protein is encoded by the coding sequence ATGCAGTTTGTATTTGATATAGATGGGACGATTTGCTTTGATCGTTTTCAGATAGATTCAAGAATCAAAGCGATTTTAAAAGACGCTGCCAATTATGGGCATCAGATCAGCTTTGCTTCGGCACGCTCTTATCGCGATTGTATAGATGTGTTGGGTCAAGAATTAAGTCAAAAAACGGTCATTGGTTTAAATGGCGGTCTTGCCTATAAAGCTGGGGAATTAATTTTGGAAAAGCCCATGAATCATCGGGCTTTTGACTTGGCTCTTTACTACTGCCATCGCTATCAGCTTCCTTATTTTGTGGATGATGATTTTAATTATGCCCATCATTTGGAACAATTCATCCCTTTTATTCATAGTGTGGATCCTTTAAAACTAGCTAAAGAGGTAGTAGTTGAAGACTTGAAACATCCCATTAAAATGGTTGTTTTCTTTGGCAATCATCTTGATAAAATTGCAGAAGTTAGTCATCATTTAGCTAAACTAGAGCAGCTAGACATAACTTTTCATGATGATGAAAGCTGTCTCTATCTCAATCCTAAAGAAGTCACTAAATCTTCAACGATTCAAGAGCTCTTTGATCATGATTTCGTTGCTTTTGGTAATGATCGCAATGATATCGCTATGTTCCAAGCAGCGGTTTATAGTGTGCAAGTTGGTGATTTTGCAGATTTAAGCCCTTTTGCAGATACGCAAGTATTACTGAGACAAGATTATCATCAAGCAGTGGCAGATAAAATTCACGAAACGTTTGAAAAGTTTCGTGCTTAG
- a CDS encoding cytochrome c biogenesis CcdA family protein — protein MNLQHITILTLFIEGLLSFFSPCVLPILPVYIGILAGQGEEKQSGEIIWDRRKVFTNTFLFISGIAATFFILAFASSLISQFLQSHIQFLQNLGGILILIMGLVQVGLIKSHFFNREYSAKNKVYQAGQKVTPLIAFLMGFTFSFSWTPCIGPILASVFLYASTHQGIYSVLLILIYCLGFVIPFALIALFSQRVMSVFKKQKRFLKYTKLFSGILLILIGISILTGSFAKIAHLFN, from the coding sequence ATGAATCTTCAACATATTACTATTTTGACACTGTTTATTGAAGGTCTTCTATCATTTTTCTCCCCTTGTGTTTTGCCTATCCTGCCAGTTTATATTGGTATCTTGGCTGGTCAGGGAGAGGAGAAGCAATCTGGAGAAATAATTTGGGATAGGCGAAAAGTCTTTACCAATACATTCTTATTTATTTCTGGCATAGCAGCGACCTTTTTTATTTTGGCTTTTGCTAGCAGCCTTATTAGTCAATTTCTTCAAAGTCATATTCAATTTCTTCAAAATTTGGGCGGAATCTTAATTCTTATTATGGGATTAGTGCAGGTAGGTCTCATTAAATCTCATTTTTTTAACAGGGAATATTCAGCTAAGAATAAAGTCTATCAAGCAGGACAAAAAGTAACCCCTCTCATCGCTTTTTTAATGGGTTTTACTTTTAGTTTTTCTTGGACACCTTGTATTGGTCCGATTTTAGCCAGTGTCTTCTTATATGCTAGCACCCATCAGGGCATTTACAGTGTTTTACTCATTTTGATCTACTGTTTAGGATTTGTTATTCCCTTTGCTTTGATTGCGCTCTTTTCGCAAAGGGTAATGAGCGTCTTTAAGAAGCAAAAACGATTTTTAAAATATACCAAATTATTTTCAGGAATTCTTCTTATTCTCATTGGGATTTCTATCTTAACAGGATCATTTGCTAAAATAGCACACTTATTTAATTAA
- a CDS encoding TlpA family protein disulfide reductase, producing MKKVILPLALGVTLLGIGLTNQTTSFAQGKTSPKIVQTAKNSAPAFKLKNKKGKTVSLSAYKGKKVYINVWATWCGPCMREIPDLEKIYQTYKHKKDFVFLSVTSPNDSKYKNSDPIDKDKSTILSKAKDKGITYPILYDYQDNFAQAYGIRSIPTHIFINSDGSLSEKIAGGLDEDSLKYYLKKLK from the coding sequence ATGAAAAAGGTTATTTTACCATTAGCTCTCGGTGTTACCTTATTAGGAATTGGATTAACAAATCAGACAACGTCTTTTGCACAAGGCAAGACATCTCCAAAAATAGTTCAAACGGCTAAAAATTCAGCGCCTGCATTCAAATTAAAAAATAAAAAAGGCAAAACAGTCAGTCTGTCCGCCTATAAGGGGAAAAAAGTTTATATCAATGTTTGGGCAACTTGGTGCGGACCTTGCATGCGAGAAATTCCAGATTTAGAAAAAATCTATCAGACTTATAAACATAAAAAAGATTTTGTCTTCTTGTCTGTAACATCGCCAAATGATTCCAAATATAAAAATAGTGATCCTATTGACAAGGATAAGAGCACCATTTTGTCTAAAGCTAAAGACAAAGGGATTACTTATCCAATTCTTTACGATTATCAGGACAATTTTGCCCAAGCATATGGCATTCGTTCCATTCCAACTCATATCTTTATCAATAGTGATGGCAGTCTTTCGGAAAAAATTGCAGGAGGTCTTGATGAGGACTCTCTTAAATATTACCTAAAAAAATTGAAGTAA
- a CDS encoding TetR/AcrR family transcriptional regulator: protein MIQKRQTQSKAKIKAAITELLLKNSDFNSITIRKITEKAQVNRSTFYLHYQDKYDLVDKLAHEVTRDFKEYLMLNSANGGLRENLIQALTYLQSQQKFMYALSQIIQINFSQRTRDFIKELITENPSFFYDSINPSLGLSKEYMLVTYAASIESLYIHWITTGAQESPQEIADMFLVIRGFYQKT, encoded by the coding sequence ATGATTCAAAAACGCCAGACACAAAGCAAGGCTAAAATAAAAGCAGCTATTACGGAGCTGCTGCTGAAAAATTCAGATTTTAATAGCATTACTATTCGAAAAATCACTGAAAAGGCGCAAGTCAATCGAAGCACTTTTTACCTTCATTACCAAGATAAGTATGACCTCGTCGATAAATTGGCCCATGAAGTCACAAGGGATTTTAAAGAGTATTTAATGCTTAATTCGGCAAATGGAGGACTTCGGGAAAATCTTATTCAAGCTCTAACCTATCTGCAAAGTCAACAGAAATTCATGTATGCCTTATCTCAAATTATTCAGATTAATTTTTCTCAGAGAACAAGGGATTTTATTAAGGAGCTGATAACCGAAAATCCTAGTTTCTTTTATGATTCTATTAATCCTAGTCTAGGATTATCAAAAGAATATATGCTTGTCACCTATGCTGCTAGTATTGAGAGCCTTTACATACACTGGATTACCACTGGTGCTCAAGAATCCCCTCAAGAAATTGCGGATATGTTCTTAGTCATCCGAGGTTTTTATCAAAAAACTTGA
- a CDS encoding ABC transporter ATP-binding protein, with protein sequence MAYIEMKHSYKRYQMGETQIIANDDISFEIEKGELVIILGASGAGKSTVLNILGGMDNNDEGQIVIDGVNIADYNQKQMTAYRRNDVGFVFQFYNLVPNLTAKENVELASEIVSHAKNAEETLREVGLGERLNNFPAQLSGGEQQRVSIARALAKNPKLLLCDEPTGALDYQTGKQILKLLQDMSRQKDSTVVIVTHNSALAPLANRVIYLHDAKVKDVKINDQPQDIRTLEY encoded by the coding sequence ATGGCTTATATTGAAATGAAACATTCTTATAAACGTTATCAGATGGGTGAAACCCAAATCATTGCCAATGATGATATTAGTTTTGAAATTGAAAAGGGGGAACTTGTTATCATTTTAGGTGCATCAGGTGCTGGAAAATCAACGGTTCTGAATATTTTGGGTGGAATGGACAATAATGATGAAGGTCAGATCGTGATTGATGGTGTCAATATTGCAGACTACAATCAAAAGCAGATGACCGCTTATCGCCGCAACGATGTTGGCTTTGTCTTCCAGTTTTATAATTTGGTACCTAATTTAACTGCTAAGGAAAATGTTGAATTGGCTTCGGAAATCGTTAGTCATGCTAAAAATGCAGAAGAGACCTTAAGAGAAGTAGGTTTGGGAGAGCGTTTAAATAACTTTCCTGCACAATTGTCTGGCGGCGAACAGCAACGAGTGTCCATTGCGCGTGCCCTTGCTAAAAATCCTAAATTACTTTTATGTGATGAACCAACAGGTGCTCTGGATTATCAGACTGGAAAGCAAATTCTTAAACTCTTACAAGATATGTCTCGCCAGAAGGACTCAACTGTTGTTATTGTAACCCATAATTCTGCCTTAGCACCACTAGCTAATAGAGTTATTTATCTGCATGACGCTAAGGTAAAAGATGTGAAAATCAATGATCAGCCTCAAGATATTAGAACTCTAGAATATTAA
- a CDS encoding ABC transporter permease: MKKRIYWKTIYTALLQSKGRFISIMLLMFLGSFTFIGLKATKPNMQTLARNYLQTHKTADLFVTASSGFSKADQTELNNIKNAQIDFGQVTDMTLAGKDDAMRVFSKTQTLSTYHVESGRLPKKADEIALISTLKKNYKIGDTLTFQSSEKSLLKRRKFKVVGFINSSEIWSTLNLGSSTAGDGTLSSYALVTSSAFANKTNTLARIRYNTLKNRNPFSDDYSSKVRRYQDDLDKLLEDNGKNRLAELKEAPQTKVNQSKQALAAAKKQLQEKEAAINGLPAYQQERAQASLQEASQQLAQKEKQVKSAQAKIDAIVEPTYSTYTRSTMLGGEGYTVYNSNANSMGNLGNIFPIVLYAVAALVTFTTMTRFVDEERTNSGVFKALGYSNQDVIQKFLVYGFVASLIGTILGIFGGHYLLARIVAQIFTGKMTLGNLHLAFYWSYSLIAILLGLVSAVLPAYLIARRELSEKPAQLLLPKPPMRGAKIFLERLGFIWNHLSFTHKVTTRNIFRYKQRMLMTIFGVAGSVALLFAGLGIQSSLGTVIKEQFTQLTPYHLVVSKKDGTENDQELTDFLKSKEVSSYQSLYYTHVMEEIPHIKDRQSIAIMVSDKKDFTDFVHLKNVDSVHSLTLPKEGVLISEKLARFYKVKAGNSFKFKDSKGKKRQVKVGAVVKMNAGHYLFMTKSAYQKIFAEKPDNNAYFINLKNDSVSHIKDTATKLLAMTSVASVTQNTARMKTIKTIVTSLNAAMTVLVVITILLALVILYNLTNINIAERIRELSTIKVLGFYNREVTLYIYRETIVLSLVGIAFGLLAGRYLHQFIMEMIGSDNVMFGTTVAGTVYLIPVFFILLILLILGWLINRRLKNLDMLEALKSVD, from the coding sequence ATGAAAAAGAGAATCTATTGGAAAACGATTTATACGGCTTTGCTGCAATCTAAAGGACGTTTTATTTCCATCATGCTTTTGATGTTTCTAGGCTCCTTTACCTTTATTGGTTTGAAGGCAACTAAACCCAATATGCAAACTTTAGCAAGAAATTACCTGCAAACCCATAAAACGGCAGATTTGTTTGTCACAGCTAGCTCTGGTTTTAGTAAAGCCGATCAGACAGAACTGAATAATATCAAAAATGCCCAAATAGACTTTGGCCAAGTAACAGATATGACACTCGCAGGAAAAGATGACGCCATGCGTGTCTTTTCTAAGACTCAAACCCTCTCAACTTATCATGTGGAGTCAGGACGTTTACCCAAAAAGGCTGATGAAATTGCCTTAATTTCAACCTTGAAAAAAAACTATAAAATAGGAGATACTTTGACTTTTCAATCTTCTGAGAAATCTCTTTTAAAGAGAAGAAAGTTCAAAGTGGTTGGCTTTATCAATTCATCGGAAATATGGTCAACTTTAAACTTAGGCTCATCAACAGCAGGTGATGGGACGCTATCAAGTTATGCTCTGGTCACCTCATCAGCCTTTGCTAACAAGACCAATACCTTAGCGCGCATTCGTTACAATACCTTAAAAAATAGGAATCCTTTTTCTGATGATTACAGCTCAAAAGTTAGACGTTATCAAGATGACTTAGATAAATTGTTAGAAGATAATGGCAAGAATCGCTTAGCAGAGTTAAAGGAAGCACCACAGACAAAAGTTAATCAAAGTAAACAAGCCTTAGCAGCAGCTAAAAAACAATTGCAAGAAAAGGAAGCAGCAATCAATGGCTTGCCGGCTTATCAACAAGAGCGGGCGCAAGCCTCTCTTCAAGAAGCAAGTCAGCAACTTGCCCAGAAAGAAAAGCAAGTTAAAAGTGCTCAGGCTAAAATTGACGCTATAGTGGAGCCTACTTACAGTACTTATACACGCTCCACCATGTTAGGTGGTGAAGGCTATACGGTTTACAATTCTAATGCCAATAGTATGGGAAATCTTGGCAATATCTTTCCTATTGTCTTATATGCTGTTGCGGCTTTGGTCACCTTTACGACCATGACACGTTTTGTTGATGAAGAAAGAACTAATTCCGGTGTTTTCAAAGCTTTAGGCTATTCTAATCAAGATGTGATTCAAAAATTTCTCGTCTACGGCTTTGTGGCTAGTTTGATAGGAACAATTCTTGGCATTTTCGGTGGTCATTACCTTTTGGCAAGAATTGTTGCTCAGATTTTTACAGGTAAAATGACCCTTGGTAATCTTCATCTTGCTTTTTATTGGTCCTATAGTCTTATTGCCATTCTCTTAGGTCTTGTTAGTGCTGTCTTGCCAGCCTACTTAATTGCCAGACGAGAATTAAGTGAAAAACCTGCTCAATTATTACTTCCCAAGCCACCGATGAGAGGGGCAAAAATTTTCCTAGAGCGCTTGGGATTTATTTGGAATCATTTGAGTTTTACTCATAAGGTGACAACACGAAATATTTTTCGTTATAAACAGCGGATGCTGATGACCATCTTTGGTGTTGCAGGTTCCGTTGCTTTGCTCTTTGCAGGTCTTGGCATACAGTCTTCCCTAGGAACAGTCATTAAGGAGCAATTTACACAGTTAACACCTTATCATCTAGTAGTAAGCAAGAAAGATGGGACTGAGAATGATCAGGAATTGACAGATTTCTTGAAATCAAAAGAGGTCTCTAGCTATCAAAGCCTTTATTATACCCATGTCATGGAAGAAATTCCTCATATTAAGGACCGTCAGTCTATTGCCATTATGGTATCAGATAAAAAAGACTTTACGGATTTTGTCCATTTAAAAAATGTTGATTCTGTTCATTCGTTGACCTTGCCAAAAGAAGGCGTCCTAATTTCTGAAAAGTTAGCCCGCTTTTATAAGGTTAAGGCAGGCAATAGCTTTAAGTTCAAAGATAGTAAAGGTAAAAAGCGGCAGGTCAAAGTAGGAGCAGTGGTTAAGATGAATGCTGGGCATTATCTCTTCATGACCAAGTCTGCTTATCAAAAGATCTTTGCTGAAAAGCCAGATAATAATGCTTATTTCATCAATCTAAAGAATGATTCTGTTTCTCATATTAAAGATACAGCAACAAAGCTTTTAGCCATGACTAGTGTTGCTTCTGTTACGCAAAATACAGCGCGCATGAAGACCATCAAGACCATTGTGACATCGCTAAATGCTGCTATGACTGTCTTAGTTGTTATTACCATTCTCTTAGCTCTTGTTATTCTTTATAATTTAACCAATATCAATATTGCAGAACGTATTAGAGAACTCTCAACTATTAAAGTTCTCGGATTTTATAATAGAGAAGTAACACTCTATATCTATCGAGAAACGATTGTTCTCTCCTTGGTAGGAATTGCTTTTGGATTATTAGCAGGGCGCTACCTGCATCAATTTATTATGGAAATGATTGGTTCGGATAATGTTATGTTTGGCACAACTGTTGCTGGCACTGTTTATCTTATTCCTGTTTTCTTTATCCTGCTGATTTTGCTCATTTTGGGTTGGCTGATTAATCGCCGTCTGAAAAATCTCGATATGCTAGAAGCTTTGAAGTCAGTGGATTGA